From a single Micromonospora pallida genomic region:
- a CDS encoding SanA/YdcF family protein, translated as MRRRVVGVGVVALLLASAPWLWTTISAQGHLYDASDAPTADVVVVLGTAVAQDGREPGARLSGRLQTAAELVRDGRARVVLVSGDGGGTSGDETSVMTAYLTERLGVDPRRVVADPHGLDTYDSCVRVREVYGVTRVLVVTQSYHLARAVTLCRHVGLDADGVAARCDDCSATLLVGKTVRDYFASGKAAWDAVRRRPPAVVSPADPGVRDALRD; from the coding sequence ATGCGGCGACGTGTCGTCGGTGTCGGTGTCGTCGCGCTGCTGCTTGCCAGCGCTCCCTGGTTGTGGACGACGATTTCCGCGCAGGGCCACCTGTACGACGCCTCCGACGCGCCCACCGCGGACGTGGTCGTCGTGCTCGGGACGGCGGTCGCGCAGGACGGTCGCGAGCCGGGGGCGCGGCTGTCCGGCCGGTTGCAGACCGCCGCCGAACTCGTGCGCGACGGTCGGGCCCGGGTGGTCCTGGTGTCCGGGGACGGCGGGGGTACGTCGGGCGACGAGACTTCAGTGATGACCGCGTACCTGACCGAACGGCTGGGCGTCGATCCCCGTCGGGTCGTCGCCGACCCGCACGGCCTGGACACGTACGACAGTTGTGTGCGCGTCCGGGAGGTGTACGGAGTCACCCGGGTGCTGGTGGTGACCCAGTCGTACCACCTGGCCCGCGCGGTGACGCTGTGCCGGCACGTCGGTCTCGACGCCGACGGGGTGGCCGCGCGCTGCGACGACTGTTCGGCGACGCTGCTCGTGGGGAAGACGGTCCGGGACTACTTCGCCAGCGGGAAGGCGGCGTGGGACGCGGTGCGGCGTCGACCCCCGGCCGTGGTCTCACCGGCGGACCCGGGCGTGCGGGACGCGCTCCGGGACTGA
- a CDS encoding nucleotidyltransferase, which translates to MDPDVQTYLDELVDAARDVLGDNLVGAYAAGSLALDAYEPGRSDIDVALVCADPPGVARGRELVARLRHEALPCPARGLELVLYRAAVTRSGTPEPGYEVELNTGRAMPFRAGVDGPDRPAADGLFWYGLDRSILHQHGRVLFGPPAAEMFADPAPADLRRLLVDALRWWLALPTPDGDAPAPGAEDAVLGACRSLVRFRDGVWLSKTQAGRRLADAGWCTEVVERSIAARSGGVPPSGPQARAVQQRVLAEISGAG; encoded by the coding sequence ATGGACCCCGACGTGCAGACGTACCTTGACGAGCTGGTCGACGCCGCCCGTGACGTGCTGGGCGACAACCTGGTGGGCGCGTACGCCGCCGGGTCGCTCGCGCTCGACGCGTACGAACCGGGCCGCAGCGACATCGACGTGGCCCTGGTCTGCGCGGACCCGCCGGGGGTCGCGCGCGGCCGGGAGCTGGTGGCGCGGCTGCGGCACGAGGCACTCCCGTGCCCGGCGCGCGGCCTGGAACTGGTCCTCTACCGCGCGGCGGTGACCCGCTCCGGCACCCCCGAGCCCGGCTACGAGGTCGAGTTGAACACCGGACGGGCGATGCCGTTCCGGGCCGGGGTGGACGGCCCCGACCGGCCCGCCGCCGACGGGCTGTTCTGGTACGGGCTCGACCGCAGCATCCTGCACCAGCACGGACGCGTCCTGTTCGGACCGCCCGCCGCCGAGATGTTCGCCGACCCCGCACCGGCGGACCTGCGTCGCCTGCTGGTCGACGCGCTCCGGTGGTGGCTGGCGCTGCCCACACCCGACGGCGACGCCCCGGCCCCCGGGGCCGAGGACGCGGTGCTGGGCGCCTGCCGTTCCCTGGTGCGCTTCCGGGACGGGGTGTGGCTGTCGAAGACACAGGCCGGCCGTCGACTGGCGGACGCCGGCTGGTGCACCGAGGTGGTCGAGCGGTCGATCGCGGCCCGCAGCGGCGGTGTGCCGCCGAGCGGCCCGCAGGCGCGGGCCGTCCAGCAGCGGGTGCTGGCCGAGATCAGCGGGGCCGGCTGA
- the eccB gene encoding type VII secretion protein EccB → MPSRQDQLHSYQFTVQRAVTALVMRETDPATSPFRRSAGAALASVLVAVIVLGGAALYGLFAGGGSGWRNEQAVIVEKESGARFVYRDDKLHPVSNYASALLIIGAERAKTVLVSRRSIEGVPRGLPLGIPDAPDSLPAAGRLSTAPWTVCSVTGPDSTLRSVVLVGAAARDGRPLGDEAVLLRHPDGSLHLVWHRHRHRLRDVNRVLAALAATRQRAVPVAPALLNTLPAGPDLAPLDLPGLGTASDAVSGADIGDVYLVANSGGGRQYVVVDRDGVAGITELQASLLLARTGQGDPEPLTLGRFARLPKLPDLVPTGPTAPPTSPPRLARPEPGAICGQAGDDGGVREVRVGATAPEPGAAARGGGSDGAAGTVADHVVVEPGRGAVVESVAAPGATGGAVSVVTDLGRRHVVASAEVLGVLGYPGVRPVRLPASLVSLVPAGSPLDPEAARQIAG, encoded by the coding sequence ATGCCGTCGCGGCAGGATCAGCTCCACTCGTACCAGTTCACCGTCCAACGCGCGGTCACCGCCCTGGTCATGCGGGAGACAGACCCGGCGACCTCCCCGTTCCGCCGGTCGGCGGGCGCCGCCCTGGCCAGCGTGCTGGTGGCGGTGATCGTGCTCGGCGGGGCGGCGCTCTACGGCCTGTTCGCCGGCGGGGGCTCCGGTTGGCGGAACGAGCAGGCCGTGATCGTCGAGAAGGAGTCCGGCGCCCGCTTCGTCTACCGGGACGACAAGCTCCACCCGGTGTCGAACTACGCCTCGGCGCTGCTGATCATCGGGGCCGAGCGGGCGAAGACCGTGCTGGTCTCCCGCCGGTCGATCGAGGGGGTGCCGCGCGGCCTGCCGCTGGGCATCCCGGACGCGCCGGACTCGCTGCCGGCCGCCGGCCGCCTCTCCACCGCGCCCTGGACGGTCTGCTCGGTGACCGGACCGGACTCGACGCTCCGCTCGGTGGTGCTGGTCGGCGCCGCGGCCCGGGACGGTCGGCCGCTCGGCGACGAGGCGGTGCTGCTGCGGCACCCGGACGGGAGCCTGCACCTGGTCTGGCATCGGCACCGGCACCGGCTGCGCGACGTGAACCGTGTGCTGGCCGCGCTGGCCGCGACCCGGCAGCGGGCGGTGCCGGTGGCGCCGGCGTTGCTGAACACCCTGCCGGCCGGCCCGGACCTCGCCCCGCTGGACCTGCCCGGCCTGGGTACGGCGTCCGACGCCGTCTCCGGCGCCGACATCGGGGACGTCTACCTGGTCGCCAACTCCGGCGGCGGCCGCCAGTACGTGGTGGTCGACCGGGACGGGGTCGCCGGGATCACCGAGTTGCAGGCGAGTCTGCTGCTGGCCCGGACCGGCCAGGGCGACCCGGAACCGTTGACCCTCGGCCGGTTCGCCCGGCTGCCGAAGCTGCCCGACCTGGTGCCGACCGGCCCCACCGCCCCGCCGACCAGCCCGCCCCGGCTGGCCCGTCCCGAGCCGGGCGCGATCTGCGGGCAGGCCGGCGACGACGGCGGCGTTCGGGAGGTACGCGTCGGCGCGACCGCGCCCGAGCCGGGGGCGGCTGCCCGGGGCGGGGGGTCCGACGGTGCGGCGGGCACGGTCGCCGACCACGTGGTGGTCGAGCCGGGTCGGGGCGCGGTCGTCGAGTCGGTCGCCGCACCCGGTGCGACCGGCGGTGCCGTCTCCGTGGTCACCGACCTCGGTCGGCGGCACGTGGTGGCCTCGGCCGAGGTGCTGGGCGTGCTCGGTTACCCCGGTGTCCGGCCGGTGCGCCTGCCCGCGAGCCTGGTCAGCCTGGTGCCCGCCGGCAGCCCGCTGGATCCCGAGGCGGCGCGGCAGATCGCCGGCTGA
- a CDS encoding GntR family transcriptional regulator, with amino-acid sequence MDTNWSVRLDTEARTLGDRTATRLRELIRDGVFAPGARLPAEPELARRLGVSRPTLRAAVTELIADLLLVRRRGVGTFVSAVPRSTHGLERLVGTGHGIALLGRRPGTTGLRVRHVGADASIAAQLHVAPGDPLVRISRTRTADEVPVVHCAEWIPADLLPEPTALDAFGAADSLHDRLAALGLPLRQAVARLVPVLPDADLRDRLDLASDAPVLLLEQRHFPATRTDRVALFSRHWYDSGRIDLQVVRRG; translated from the coding sequence ATGGACACGAACTGGTCGGTACGACTCGACACCGAGGCCCGGACGCTCGGGGACCGTACCGCGACCCGCCTCCGGGAGCTGATCCGGGACGGCGTCTTCGCTCCCGGCGCGCGGCTGCCGGCCGAGCCGGAGCTGGCCCGCCGCCTCGGGGTGAGCCGACCGACCCTGCGCGCGGCCGTCACCGAACTGATCGCGGACCTGCTCCTGGTACGTCGTCGTGGTGTCGGCACGTTCGTCTCGGCGGTGCCCCGCTCGACGCACGGTCTGGAGCGGCTGGTCGGCACCGGGCACGGCATCGCGCTGCTCGGGCGGCGGCCGGGCACCACCGGATTGCGGGTCCGACACGTCGGCGCGGACGCGTCGATCGCCGCCCAGCTGCACGTCGCGCCGGGCGATCCGCTCGTACGGATCAGCCGTACCCGCACCGCCGACGAGGTGCCGGTGGTGCACTGCGCCGAGTGGATCCCGGCGGACCTGCTGCCCGAGCCCACCGCGCTCGACGCGTTCGGCGCGGCGGACTCGCTCCACGACCGGCTCGCCGCGCTGGGCCTGCCGCTGCGGCAGGCGGTCGCGCGGCTCGTACCGGTGCTTCCCGACGCCGACCTGCGCGACCGGCTCGATCTGGCCTCCGACGCGCCGGTGCTGCTGCTCGAGCAGCGGCACTTCCCGGCGACCCGGACGGACCGGGTGGCGCTGTTCAGCCGGCACTGGTACGACAGCGGACGAATCGACCTCCAGGTCGTCCGTCGGGGCTGA
- a CDS encoding PucR family transcriptional regulator has protein sequence MSETFRSTREAARLALDERVARELQDRLPLLAERTVTAITGEVPSYSGTLTGQMRDKISNAVQIALGTFLNLLAHPQGSDPSTPLAPALEAAYALGSGEARAGRSMDALLAAYRIGARVAWREMSTTTVRSGLPAATVAEFAELLFAYIDELSAASVAGHADELASAGRARRRNLERLAQHLLTGEPEDVLLASAERADWPPPQTLTAVLVPRANLRVPLALLSSQTLEAGEDLPGAEAGAETAVLLVPDMHGARRRQLARVLHGRRAVLGPSRPWQRVAVSFRRACRLLALGVDPPTDGAPLDTEHHLAELVLGADPEGLADLRTRALEPLASLPPATAHRLAETLRSWLLRHGRRDDVAADLFVHPQTVRYRMGQLRELYGDRLTDPASVLELTLALAFWQPTLTVDTVEAG, from the coding sequence ATGTCAGAGACCTTCCGTTCCACCCGCGAGGCGGCCCGGCTGGCCCTGGACGAGCGGGTGGCCCGGGAGTTGCAGGACCGGCTACCGCTGCTGGCCGAACGAACGGTGACCGCGATCACCGGCGAGGTGCCCAGCTACTCCGGCACGCTCACCGGCCAGATGCGCGACAAGATCTCCAACGCCGTGCAGATCGCCCTGGGCACCTTCCTCAACCTGCTCGCCCACCCCCAGGGCAGCGACCCGAGCACACCGCTGGCCCCGGCGCTGGAGGCGGCGTACGCCCTGGGCAGCGGCGAGGCGCGCGCCGGCCGCAGCATGGACGCGCTGCTGGCCGCGTACCGGATCGGGGCCCGGGTCGCCTGGCGGGAGATGTCCACCACCACGGTCCGCAGCGGGCTGCCCGCCGCGACGGTGGCGGAGTTCGCCGAACTGCTCTTCGCCTACATCGACGAACTCTCCGCCGCCAGCGTGGCCGGGCACGCCGACGAGCTGGCCAGCGCCGGGCGGGCCCGACGGCGCAACCTGGAGCGGCTGGCCCAGCACCTGCTCACCGGTGAGCCCGAGGATGTGCTGCTGGCCAGCGCCGAACGGGCGGACTGGCCGCCGCCGCAGACGCTCACCGCCGTCCTGGTTCCCCGGGCGAACCTGCGCGTGCCGCTGGCCCTGCTCAGTTCGCAGACCCTCGAGGCCGGTGAAGACCTGCCCGGAGCGGAGGCGGGCGCGGAGACCGCCGTGCTGCTCGTCCCGGACATGCACGGTGCCCGGCGCCGGCAGTTGGCCCGGGTACTGCACGGACGCCGGGCGGTGCTGGGGCCGTCCCGCCCCTGGCAGCGGGTCGCCGTGTCGTTCCGGCGGGCCTGCCGCCTGCTGGCCCTGGGCGTCGACCCGCCGACGGACGGCGCGCCGCTGGACACCGAGCACCACCTGGCCGAGCTGGTGCTCGGCGCGGACCCGGAGGGGCTGGCCGACCTGCGCACGCGGGCGCTCGAGCCGCTGGCGTCACTGCCGCCGGCCACCGCACACCGGCTCGCCGAGACGCTGCGGTCGTGGCTACTGCGGCACGGCCGACGCGACGACGTCGCGGCCGATCTCTTCGTCCATCCGCAGACCGTCCGGTACCGGATGGGCCAGCTCCGGGAGTTGTACGGGGATCGGCTCACCGACCCGGCCTCGGTGCTGGAGCTGACCCTGGCCCTGGCCTTCTGGCAGCCCACGTTGACGGTCGACACCGTCGAGGCGGGCTGA
- a CDS encoding NADPH-dependent FMN reductase, whose protein sequence is MRITVLVGNPKPGSRTLAVGAALAERLAALAGGAEVLVVDLADVSDRLFRWPDDELAALGRTVASSDLLVVASPTYKATYTGLLKAFLDRYGEAALTGVPTIPVMTAGSDRHALASDVHLRPLLVELGACVPTPGFFLPMADLERLDQVLDTWLAVNARPVQLLLAGLRPQPAVE, encoded by the coding sequence ATGCGGATTACGGTGCTCGTCGGCAACCCCAAGCCGGGGTCGCGAACCCTGGCGGTCGGCGCGGCGCTGGCCGAGCGGCTGGCGGCCCTGGCGGGCGGCGCGGAGGTCCTGGTCGTGGATCTCGCTGACGTCTCGGACCGGCTGTTCCGCTGGCCGGACGACGAGTTGGCGGCGCTCGGACGGACGGTGGCGTCCAGCGACCTGTTGGTGGTCGCGTCACCGACCTACAAGGCGACGTACACCGGGCTCCTGAAGGCGTTCCTCGATAGATACGGCGAGGCGGCCCTCACCGGAGTGCCCACCATCCCGGTGATGACGGCCGGGTCGGACCGCCACGCCCTCGCCTCGGACGTGCACCTTCGGCCGCTCCTCGTCGAGTTGGGCGCCTGTGTGCCGACGCCGGGCTTCTTCCTCCCGATGGCCGACCTGGAGCGACTGGACCAGGTCCTGGACACCTGGTTGGCGGTGAACGCCCGACCAGTTCAGCTCCTGCTGGCCGGGCTGCGCCCCCAGCCCGCCGTCGAGTGA
- a CDS encoding HAD family hydrolase gives MLWYAAAGLDAELAEQLYDFDAHAPNRPLYPDVLDVLRRLRAARIRLVVLSDIHLDLRPLLAYHGAADLLDGYVLSCEHGLQKPDPRLFLIGLRTLGTTPQRTLMVGDLATNDGGATEVGITTLILPRVLARPDRPRLDHLVRLVVPQEAATG, from the coding sequence ATGCTCTGGTACGCCGCAGCCGGGCTCGACGCCGAACTGGCCGAGCAGCTGTACGACTTCGACGCGCACGCCCCGAACCGGCCGCTCTACCCCGACGTCCTCGACGTCCTGCGCCGCCTCCGCGCTGCTCGGATCCGGCTGGTGGTGCTCAGCGACATCCACCTCGACCTACGTCCGCTGCTGGCGTACCACGGTGCGGCTGACCTCCTCGACGGATACGTCCTGTCGTGCGAGCACGGTCTGCAGAAACCTGATCCACGGCTCTTCCTGATCGGCCTCCGGACGCTGGGCACCACGCCGCAGCGGACCCTGATGGTGGGAGACCTCGCCACGAACGACGGCGGGGCCACCGAGGTGGGCATCACCACGCTGATCCTGCCGCGCGTCCTCGCGCGCCCCGACCGGCCACGGCTCGACCACCTCGTGCGGCTTGTCGTACCGCAGGAGGCGGCGACCGGCTGA
- a CDS encoding ferredoxin reductase: MATTVSRRSTRMPLRDRLLRLAGAVTTPLLPDDYLDLVAPLRAGADLRGRILDVRPETPDAATVVIRPGRGWRGHLPGQYVRLGVDVDGVRQWRAYSLTAPPGRGNAPVTITVKAIPDGVVSNHLVRRVRPGTIVQLDQAQGDFVLPRPAPPRVLFVTAGSGVTPVMGMLRCGALADSDVVLVHSAPTPTDVIFGAELRDLAAQGVLRLVERHTDRDGQLDVTELADLVPDHLDRQTWACGPVGLLDAVERHWADAGAADRLHTERFRPTVITAGEGGPVTFTRSGVTVQADGSRALLDAGEEAGVLMPSGCRMGICFGCVLPLRQGAVRDLRTGELTTALPGDGVLVQTCVSAAAGPCDIDL, encoded by the coding sequence ATGGCCACCACCGTTTCGCGTCGGTCCACCCGGATGCCCCTCCGGGACCGGCTCCTGCGGCTCGCCGGCGCGGTCACCACCCCGCTCCTGCCCGACGACTACCTCGACCTCGTCGCACCGTTGCGCGCCGGGGCCGACCTGCGTGGTCGGATCCTCGACGTCCGGCCGGAGACCCCCGACGCGGCGACCGTCGTGATCCGTCCAGGACGCGGCTGGCGTGGTCACCTGCCCGGCCAGTACGTCCGGCTCGGCGTGGACGTCGACGGGGTGCGCCAGTGGCGGGCGTACTCGCTCACCGCACCCCCCGGGCGGGGCAACGCCCCCGTCACGATCACCGTCAAGGCGATCCCGGACGGCGTGGTCAGCAACCACCTCGTCCGGCGGGTCCGGCCCGGCACCATCGTCCAGCTCGACCAGGCGCAGGGGGACTTCGTCCTGCCCCGGCCGGCACCGCCCCGGGTCCTGTTCGTCACCGCCGGCAGCGGCGTCACCCCGGTCATGGGGATGCTGCGCTGCGGCGCCCTGGCCGACAGCGACGTCGTCCTGGTGCACTCCGCGCCCACCCCGACCGACGTGATCTTCGGTGCCGAGCTGCGCGATCTCGCCGCGCAGGGCGTCCTGCGCCTGGTCGAGCGGCACACCGACCGCGACGGGCAGCTCGACGTGACCGAACTCGCCGACCTCGTGCCGGACCACCTCGACCGGCAGACCTGGGCCTGCGGCCCGGTCGGGCTGCTCGACGCGGTCGAGCGGCACTGGGCCGACGCCGGCGCCGCCGACCGGCTGCACACCGAGCGGTTCCGCCCGACCGTGATCACCGCCGGCGAGGGCGGGCCGGTCACCTTCACCCGCAGCGGCGTCACCGTCCAGGCCGACGGATCCCGGGCGCTGCTCGACGCGGGCGAGGAGGCCGGGGTGCTGATGCCCTCCGGCTGCCGGATGGGCATCTGCTTCGGCTGCGTCCTGCCGTTGCGCCAGGGGGCGGTTCGTGACCTGCGTACCGGGGAACTGACCACCGCACTGCCCGGCGACGGCGTGCTCGTCCAGACCTGTGTGTCGGCGGCGGCCGGCCCCTGCGACATCGACCTCTGA
- a CDS encoding DUF1801 domain-containing protein, whose protein sequence is MDSANKTRPTDGDVAAFLAAVPDERRRADGQFLAGLMSEVTGEPPVMWGPSIVGFGSRHYRYASGREGDVAAVSFSPRKAQTVLYLTGVPEDYADLLARLGPHTMGKGCLYLKRVDQADPTALREIIERSHQAAQTG, encoded by the coding sequence GTGGACAGTGCGAACAAGACCCGGCCCACCGACGGCGACGTAGCCGCCTTCCTGGCCGCGGTTCCCGACGAGCGGCGACGCGCGGACGGCCAGTTCCTGGCCGGCCTGATGAGTGAGGTCACCGGCGAGCCGCCGGTGATGTGGGGCCCCTCCATCGTCGGCTTCGGCTCCCGGCACTACCGCTACGCCTCGGGGCGGGAGGGCGACGTCGCCGCTGTCTCGTTCTCCCCCCGCAAGGCCCAGACCGTGCTCTACCTGACCGGCGTGCCGGAGGACTACGCGGACCTGTTGGCCCGCCTCGGACCGCACACCATGGGCAAGGGCTGTCTCTACCTGAAGCGCGTCGACCAGGCCGACCCGACCGCGCTACGCGAGATCATCGAGCGCTCCCACCAGGCCGCGCAGACCGGCTAG
- a CDS encoding fatty acid desaturase family protein: MTVIQKKPHNPIAHLTPADIEALAAELDAIRDRVMANRGERDAAYIRRVIGTQRKLELGSRAVLLFSLFPPAWVVGTAGLAVAKILENMEIGHNVLHGQWDWMRDPKIHSTTWEWDHVSPAEQWKQSHNELHHKYTNVVGRDNDLGYGIMRVDEDQPWQPMHLGQPFWNLLNACFFEYGIAAYDLELGRHLQEKSTRDPVFRSRAKAVLRKIRRQVLKDYVLHPLLSGPSFLSTLAATFTANLIRNVWSHSVIMCGHFPSGVETFEKTSIEGETKGEWYLRQMLGSGNISGGRLLHLMAGNLSHQIEHHLFPDLPSNRYREIAPEVREVFRRYGLSYTTGSLPKQVASAWWKVIRLSLPNRSAAGPVDDQPTVVREPSLVA; encoded by the coding sequence ATGACCGTGATCCAGAAGAAGCCGCACAATCCGATCGCCCACCTCACCCCGGCGGACATCGAGGCGCTCGCCGCCGAGCTCGACGCGATTCGGGACCGGGTCATGGCCAACCGGGGTGAGCGGGACGCCGCGTACATCCGCCGGGTCATCGGCACCCAGCGCAAGCTGGAACTGGGCAGCCGGGCCGTACTGCTCTTCTCGCTCTTTCCGCCCGCCTGGGTGGTCGGCACCGCCGGCCTGGCGGTGGCGAAGATCCTGGAGAACATGGAGATCGGGCACAACGTCCTGCACGGCCAGTGGGACTGGATGCGCGACCCGAAGATCCACTCGACCACCTGGGAATGGGACCACGTCTCCCCGGCCGAGCAGTGGAAGCAGTCGCACAACGAGCTGCACCACAAGTACACCAACGTCGTCGGCCGGGACAACGACCTCGGCTACGGCATCATGCGGGTCGACGAGGACCAGCCCTGGCAGCCGATGCACCTGGGCCAGCCGTTCTGGAACCTGCTCAACGCCTGCTTCTTCGAGTACGGCATCGCCGCGTACGACCTGGAGCTGGGCCGTCACCTCCAGGAGAAGAGCACCCGGGACCCGGTGTTCCGGAGCCGCGCCAAGGCGGTGCTGCGCAAGATCCGCCGCCAGGTGCTCAAGGACTATGTCCTCCACCCGCTGCTGTCCGGGCCGTCCTTCCTCAGCACCCTGGCCGCCACCTTCACCGCGAACCTGATCCGCAACGTGTGGAGCCACTCGGTGATCATGTGCGGGCACTTCCCCAGCGGGGTGGAGACCTTCGAGAAGACCTCCATCGAGGGGGAGACGAAGGGGGAGTGGTACCTGCGGCAAATGCTCGGCTCGGGCAACATCAGCGGTGGCCGGCTGCTGCACCTGATGGCCGGCAACCTCTCCCACCAGATCGAGCACCACCTCTTCCCCGACCTGCCCAGCAACCGCTACCGGGAGATCGCCCCGGAGGTACGCGAGGTCTTCCGGCGGTACGGGTTGTCGTACACCACCGGATCGCTGCCGAAGCAGGTGGCCTCGGCGTGGTGGAAGGTGATCCGGCTGTCCCTGCCGAACCGCTCCGCCGCCGGCCCGGTGGACGACCAGCCGACGGTGGTGCGCGAGCCTTCGCTGGTGGCCTGA
- a CDS encoding flavin reductase family protein, translating into MTDSRSAVPRHVSQFKRTGPEWIREATKLYPAGVAAICAMVDGQPVGFVATSFTVGISFEPPLVLFAVQNSSRTWPLLRDRQHLGVSALAADQMPAVYQLASRSRDRFAGLSIAQTDTGALFIDGAALWLECHVETSTPAGDHEVVILHVEGAASGEPRTPLIQHGPRLWTLAEPLQR; encoded by the coding sequence GTGACTGACTCCAGGAGTGCGGTTCCCCGCCATGTCTCCCAGTTCAAGCGGACCGGCCCGGAGTGGATTCGCGAGGCGACGAAGCTCTATCCGGCCGGGGTCGCGGCGATCTGCGCGATGGTCGACGGTCAGCCGGTCGGATTCGTGGCGACGTCGTTCACCGTGGGCATCTCCTTCGAACCGCCGCTGGTGCTCTTCGCCGTACAGAACAGCTCACGGACCTGGCCGCTCCTCCGGGACCGCCAGCACCTGGGCGTGTCCGCGCTGGCCGCCGACCAGATGCCCGCGGTCTACCAACTGGCCTCCCGGAGCAGGGACAGGTTCGCCGGTCTGTCCATCGCGCAGACCGACACCGGAGCGCTGTTCATCGACGGCGCGGCGCTGTGGCTCGAGTGTCACGTCGAGACGTCAACGCCGGCCGGCGACCACGAGGTGGTCATCCTGCACGTGGAGGGGGCGGCCAGCGGTGAACCGCGCACGCCGCTCATCCAGCACGGGCCACGGCTGTGGACGCTGGCCGAACCGCTGCAACGGTAG
- a CDS encoding ABC transporter permease — translation MTVDTAKIDPVSDDAPKVGRRWSHLRRDVGFWTGSAIIGLFLLVAAVPWLFAGLFGNGDPDACALADSRRPPAPGHPFGFTIQGCDMYAHVLHGASNSIAIGLLAAGLAGVLGTTVGLVTGYFGGGTDALLSRLAEIVFAFPMVLGAIVILASVSSRGVVVVSVTLGILSWVPMMRVVRSATIAAKARSYVRAAQAMGRPTVAIIVQHILPNVLGPILVIFTTSIGVIIGAESTLTYLGIGLQVPAISWGLQLGSAQSYFSSAPHLLVFPVLALGLSVAGFILLGDAIRRAFGVQRDAI, via the coding sequence ATGACGGTGGACACGGCGAAGATCGATCCGGTCAGCGACGACGCGCCGAAGGTCGGACGTCGGTGGTCGCACCTGCGCCGGGACGTCGGATTCTGGACCGGCAGCGCGATCATCGGCCTGTTCCTGCTGGTCGCGGCGGTGCCGTGGCTGTTCGCCGGGCTGTTCGGCAACGGCGATCCGGACGCCTGCGCGCTCGCGGACAGCCGTCGACCTCCGGCACCGGGGCACCCGTTCGGGTTCACCATCCAGGGCTGTGACATGTACGCGCACGTGCTCCACGGAGCGAGCAACTCGATCGCGATCGGCCTCCTCGCGGCGGGGCTGGCCGGCGTGTTGGGCACGACCGTGGGACTGGTGACCGGGTACTTCGGCGGGGGGACCGACGCGCTGCTGTCCCGCCTCGCGGAGATCGTCTTCGCCTTCCCCATGGTGCTCGGCGCGATCGTCATCCTCGCCTCGGTCTCGTCGCGGGGAGTGGTCGTGGTCAGCGTGACGCTCGGCATCCTGAGCTGGGTGCCGATGATGCGGGTGGTGCGGTCGGCGACGATCGCGGCGAAGGCACGCAGCTACGTGCGTGCCGCGCAGGCGATGGGACGCCCCACGGTCGCCATCATCGTCCAGCACATCCTGCCGAACGTCCTCGGGCCCATCCTCGTGATCTTCACGACGTCGATCGGTGTGATCATCGGCGCGGAGTCGACCCTGACCTACCTCGGTATCGGCCTGCAGGTGCCGGCGATCTCGTGGGGCCTGCAACTCGGTTCGGCGCAGAGCTACTTCAGCTCGGCACCTCACCTGCTCGTCTTTCCAGTCCTCGCGCTCGGCTTGTCGGTGGCGGGCTTCATCCTGCTCGGCGACGCGATCCGACGCGCGTTCGGTGTACAGAGGGATGCGATCTAG